Proteins encoded within one genomic window of Burkholderiaceae bacterium:
- a CDS encoding Glutamyl-tRNA reductase, whose amino-acid sequence MAVLALGLNHATAPLDLRGRLAFAVDQIRPALAGLRASLPVHPELALISTCNRTEIYCAGDELDADHALHWLAGKGGVAPEQLRVHTYTLENGTAARHAFRVASGLDSMVLGEPQILGQIKHAVREAEQAGALGATLNQLFQRSFAVAKEVRSSTEIGAHSISMAAAAVRLAGQLFEDLGRIRILFVGAGEMVELVATHFAAREPRAIVIANRTLERGEKLASRFGAEVMRLADLPQRLHEFDAVVSCTASTLPLIGLGAVERALKARRHRPMFMVDLAVPRDIEAEVRALQDVYLYTIDDLAAVVQTGQSLREAAVAQAEAIIDAGVQSFMHWMDQRGQVPLIRELNDQADAWRAQEVARARRMLARGESVDAALEALSRGLTQKMLHGALAELHAGDHAARERAGAAIEHFFLRKSR is encoded by the coding sequence ATGGCTGTCCTGGCCCTGGGGCTCAATCACGCGACCGCGCCGCTCGATCTGCGCGGCCGCCTGGCGTTCGCGGTCGACCAGATCCGGCCGGCGCTCGCCGGCCTGCGCGCGTCGCTGCCGGTGCACCCGGAGCTCGCGCTGATCTCGACCTGCAACCGCACCGAAATCTACTGCGCCGGCGACGAACTGGACGCCGACCACGCGCTGCACTGGCTCGCGGGCAAGGGCGGCGTCGCGCCCGAGCAGCTGCGCGTGCACACTTACACGCTCGAGAACGGGACCGCCGCGCGCCATGCATTCCGCGTCGCGAGCGGCCTCGATTCGATGGTGCTCGGCGAGCCGCAGATCCTGGGCCAGATCAAGCATGCGGTGCGCGAGGCGGAACAGGCCGGCGCGCTCGGGGCGACGCTGAACCAGCTGTTCCAGCGCTCGTTCGCGGTCGCGAAGGAGGTGCGCAGCTCGACCGAGATCGGCGCGCATTCGATCAGCATGGCCGCGGCCGCGGTGCGTCTCGCCGGGCAGTTGTTCGAGGACCTTGGCCGCATCCGCATCCTGTTCGTCGGCGCCGGCGAGATGGTCGAACTGGTGGCGACCCATTTCGCGGCCCGGGAGCCGCGCGCGATCGTGATCGCGAACCGCACGCTCGAGCGCGGCGAAAAGCTCGCGAGCCGGTTCGGCGCCGAGGTGATGCGCCTCGCTGACCTGCCGCAGCGGCTGCACGAGTTCGACGCGGTCGTCAGTTGCACCGCGAGCACGCTGCCGCTGATCGGCTTGGGCGCGGTCGAGCGCGCGCTGAAGGCGCGCCGGCACCGGCCCATGTTCATGGTCGATCTCGCGGTGCCGCGCGACATCGAGGCCGAGGTGCGCGCGCTGCAGGACGTCTACCTGTACACGATCGACGATCTCGCGGCGGTGGTGCAGACCGGCCAGTCGCTGCGCGAGGCCGCGGTGGCGCAAGCGGAGGCCATCATCGACGCGGGCGTGCAAAGCTTCATGCACTGGATGGACCAGCGCGGCCAGGTGCCGCTGATCCGCGAGCTGAACGACCAAGCCGACGCGTGGCGCGCGCAAGAAGTGGCGCGCGCACGCCGCATGCTGGCGCGCGGCGAGAGCGTCGACGCGGCGCTCGAGGCGCTGTCGCGCGGCCTCACGCAGAAGATGCTGCACGGCGCGCTGGCCGAGCTGCATGCGGGCGACCACGCGGCGCGCGAGCGTGCCGGCGCCGCGATCGAGCATTTCTTCCTGCGCAAGAGCCGCTAG
- a CDS encoding Peptide chain release factor 1, with the protein MKEFLRARLQRYVERLAELDFLLSREDIMADMRQFLALSREHAEVAPIVARFERRQGRERDLAAAQTMLDDPAQDAAMAEMAREEIAAAEAELESLDAQLERMLLPKDPDDTRNAFVEIRAGTGGDESALFAGDLLRMYTRYCERRGWKTELLSASMSELGGYKEAVLRVAGDAVYGALKFESGGHRVQRVPSTETQGRIHTSACTVAVLAEPDEEQAVQINPAELRIDTFRASGAGGQHINKTDSAVRITHLPTGIVAECQDDRSQHRNKARALQVLAARIAERERSERAARHAAERKSLIGSGDRSDRIRTYNFPQGRLTDHRIGLTLYKLAAIMDGDLHELIEALHAYEAAQQLAELEQAAHA; encoded by the coding sequence ATGAAGGAGTTCCTGCGCGCGCGGCTGCAGCGCTACGTCGAACGGCTGGCCGAACTCGATTTCCTGCTGTCGCGCGAAGACATCATGGCCGACATGCGCCAGTTCCTCGCGCTCTCGCGCGAGCATGCCGAGGTCGCACCGATCGTCGCGCGCTTCGAGCGCCGGCAGGGGCGCGAGCGCGACCTCGCCGCCGCGCAAACAATGCTGGACGACCCGGCGCAGGACGCGGCGATGGCGGAGATGGCGCGAGAGGAAATCGCCGCCGCCGAGGCCGAACTCGAAAGCCTCGATGCGCAGCTCGAGCGCATGCTGCTGCCCAAGGACCCGGACGACACGCGCAACGCCTTCGTCGAAATCCGCGCCGGCACCGGCGGCGACGAATCGGCGCTGTTCGCCGGCGACCTGCTGCGCATGTACACGCGCTACTGCGAGCGCCGCGGCTGGAAGACCGAACTGCTCTCCGCATCGATGAGCGAACTCGGCGGCTACAAGGAAGCGGTGCTGCGCGTCGCAGGCGACGCGGTGTACGGCGCGCTCAAGTTCGAATCCGGCGGGCACCGGGTGCAGCGCGTGCCAAGCACCGAAACCCAGGGCCGGATCCACACCAGCGCCTGCACGGTCGCGGTGCTGGCCGAGCCCGACGAGGAACAGGCGGTGCAGATCAACCCGGCCGAGCTGCGCATCGACACCTTTCGCGCCAGCGGCGCCGGCGGCCAGCACATCAACAAGACCGACTCGGCGGTGCGCATCACGCACCTGCCGACCGGCATCGTCGCCGAATGCCAGGACGACCGCAGCCAGCACCGCAACAAGGCGCGCGCGCTGCAGGTGCTGGCCGCGCGCATTGCCGAGCGCGAACGCAGCGAGCGCGCCGCCAGGCACGCGGCCGAGCGCAAGAGCCTGATCGGCAGCGGCGACCGCTCGGACCGGATCCGCACCTACAACTTCCCGCAGGGACGCCTGACCGACCACCGGATCGGCCTGACGCTGTACAAGCTCGCGGCGATCATGGACGGTGACCTTCATGAACTGATCGAGGCCCTGCACGCGTACGAGGCGGCGCAGCAACTGGCCGAGCTGGAACAGGCGGCGCATGCCTGA
- a CDS encoding Peptide chain release factor N(5)-glutamine methyltransferase — protein MDRLDAQLLLLHALGRQAGDRAWLIAHDTDDLPRLAADRFEALVRRRRDGEPLAYITGVKEFHGLELTVDARVLVPRPDTETLVNWALDLLDRPEACARTLPCSVLDLGTGSGAVALALKAARPALDVTATDASFDALAVAQANARRLGLALEFAQGSWFDAAQGRYHLIVSNPPYVAQHDAHLAALRHEPRSALVSGPDGLDDLRQIVEHAPGHLHPGGWLLLEHGWDQAAAVRTLLAAAALEQVQSRPDLAGMERCSGGRMPPDRRADERIGGETRPALRR, from the coding sequence GTGGACCGGCTCGATGCGCAACTGCTGCTGTTGCATGCGCTCGGCCGCCAAGCTGGCGACCGCGCGTGGCTGATTGCGCACGACACGGACGACTTGCCACGGCTTGCTGCTGACCGGTTCGAAGCGCTGGTGCGCCGCAGACGGGACGGCGAGCCACTGGCCTACATCACAGGGGTCAAGGAGTTCCACGGCCTGGAGCTCACGGTCGATGCGCGAGTGCTGGTGCCGCGACCCGACACCGAGACGCTGGTCAACTGGGCGCTCGATCTGCTGGATCGGCCCGAGGCGTGCGCGCGGACTTTGCCTTGCAGCGTGTTGGATCTCGGCACCGGCTCGGGCGCGGTGGCGCTTGCGCTCAAGGCCGCGCGGCCGGCGCTCGACGTGACCGCGACCGATGCCAGCTTCGACGCGCTCGCCGTCGCGCAGGCGAACGCACGGCGGCTCGGGCTCGCGCTCGAATTCGCGCAAGGTTCATGGTTCGACGCGGCGCAAGGACGCTACCACCTGATCGTATCGAACCCGCCGTACGTCGCGCAGCACGACGCGCACCTCGCGGCGCTGCGCCACGAGCCACGCTCGGCGCTGGTAAGCGGCCCGGATGGGCTCGATGATCTGCGCCAGATCGTCGAGCACGCGCCCGGGCACCTGCATCCCGGCGGCTGGCTGCTGCTGGAACACGGCTGGGACCAGGCCGCGGCCGTGCGCACGCTGCTGGCTGCGGCCGCGCTGGAACAGGTGCAGTCGCGCCCCGACCTCGCGGGCATGGAGCGCTGCAGCGGCGGGCGCATGCCGCCCGACCGACGCGCTGACGAGCGGATCGGCGGCGAGACGCGGCCCGCCTTGCGCCGATGA
- a CDS encoding Acetyl-CoA synthetase — MSTQTNNADAFLAARDVLLANRSDYTRAYRDFRWPQQQEFNWALDHFDRMAAGNDKPALWIVEESGAEQKVSFTQMAQRSNQAANWLRGHGVRRGDRVMVMMSNEVALWEAMLACMKLGAVMIPCSNLLTPQDLADRMTRGDVRHAIVAAANVQKFADLAGGYTRICVGAKAAGWLDFADSKQAPASFAPDGATRASDPLLLYFTSGTTSKPKLVLHTHQSYPVGHLTTMYWIGLQPGDIHLNISSPGWAKHAWSCFFAPWNAGACVFIYNYARFDAPALLGALAQFKVNTLCAPPTVWRMLIQENLAAHKAKLALRELISAGEPLNPEVIEQVKAAWGITIRDGYGQTETTAIVGNSPGQPVHPGSMGRAMPGYQIVLIDADGREGDEGEIALRLDPRPTGLMDGYFGDAEKNAQVMQGGLYRTGDVAMRDAGGYITYVGRADDVFKAADYRISPFELESVAIEHEAVAEAAVVPSPDPVRAAVPKIFVALRQGYSPSPQLAESILAFLRDHLAPYKRVRRLEFAELPKTISGKIRRVELRHGEEKRRAAGEKGAGEYFEEDFPGLKGGDGKSVSGRS; from the coding sequence ATGAGCACACAGACGAACAATGCGGACGCGTTCCTTGCGGCGCGCGACGTGCTGCTCGCGAACCGCAGCGATTACACCCGGGCGTACCGCGATTTCCGCTGGCCGCAGCAGCAGGAATTCAACTGGGCGCTCGACCATTTCGACCGCATGGCGGCGGGCAACGACAAGCCTGCGCTGTGGATCGTCGAGGAGTCGGGCGCCGAGCAGAAGGTCAGCTTCACGCAGATGGCGCAGCGCTCGAACCAGGCCGCGAACTGGCTGCGCGGACACGGCGTGCGGCGCGGCGACCGCGTGATGGTGATGATGAGCAACGAGGTCGCGCTGTGGGAGGCGATGCTGGCCTGCATGAAGCTCGGCGCGGTGATGATTCCCTGCTCGAACCTGCTGACGCCGCAGGATCTGGCCGACCGCATGACCCGCGGCGACGTGCGGCATGCGATCGTCGCGGCCGCGAACGTGCAGAAGTTCGCCGACCTCGCCGGCGGCTACACCCGCATCTGCGTCGGTGCCAAGGCGGCAGGCTGGCTCGACTTCGCCGATTCGAAACAGGCGCCGGCCAGCTTCGCGCCGGATGGTGCGACCCGCGCGAGCGATCCGCTGCTGCTGTACTTCACCTCCGGCACCACGTCTAAACCGAAGCTGGTGCTGCACACGCACCAGAGCTATCCGGTCGGCCACCTGACCACGATGTACTGGATCGGCCTGCAACCGGGCGACATCCATCTGAACATCTCGTCGCCGGGTTGGGCCAAGCACGCATGGAGCTGCTTCTTCGCGCCGTGGAATGCCGGCGCCTGCGTGTTCATTTACAACTACGCGCGCTTCGACGCGCCCGCGCTGCTCGGCGCGCTCGCGCAGTTCAAGGTCAACACGCTGTGCGCGCCGCCGACCGTGTGGCGCATGCTGATCCAGGAGAATCTGGCGGCGCACAAGGCAAAGCTCGCGCTGCGCGAGCTGATCAGCGCCGGCGAGCCGCTGAACCCGGAGGTGATCGAACAGGTGAAGGCCGCCTGGGGCATCACGATCCGCGACGGCTACGGCCAGACCGAAACCACCGCGATCGTCGGCAACTCGCCGGGGCAACCGGTGCACCCCGGATCGATGGGGCGGGCGATGCCGGGCTACCAGATCGTGCTGATCGACGCCGATGGCCGCGAGGGCGACGAAGGCGAGATCGCGCTGCGGCTCGATCCGCGCCCGACCGGGCTGATGGACGGCTACTTCGGCGACGCCGAGAAGAACGCGCAGGTGATGCAGGGTGGCCTGTACCGCACCGGCGACGTCGCGATGCGCGACGCCGGCGGCTACATCACCTACGTCGGCCGCGCCGATGACGTGTTCAAGGCGGCGGACTATCGCATCTCGCCGTTCGAGCTCGAGTCGGTCGCGATCGAGCACGAGGCGGTGGCCGAGGCCGCGGTCGTGCCGAGCCCGGACCCGGTGCGCGCCGCGGTGCCGAAGATCTTCGTCGCGCTGCGCCAGGGCTACAGCCCGTCGCCGCAGCTGGCCGAAAGCATCCTCGCGTTCCTGCGCGACCATCTTGCACCGTACAAGCGGGTGCGCCGACTCGAGTTCGCCGAACTGCCGAAGACCATCTCTGGAAAGATCCGCCGCGTCGAGCTGCGCCATGGCGAGGAGAAGCGCCGCGCCGCGGGCGAGAAGGGCGCGGGCGAATATTTCGAGGAGGATTTCCCCGGCCTCAAGGGCGGCGACGGGAAATCCGTATCGGGCCGAAGCTGA
- a CDS encoding FKBP-type peptidyl-prolyl cis-trans isomerase SlyD, whose product MKIEKNTAVTLRLQVSDAASGRLLDAGREPMVYLHGGYGGIFPKIEAALEGREPLFRVSVDLAPQDAFGERDERLVQTIAKHQFPPGVKVGGQLQGPAEDGRVIAFTVMKIKGDKVLLDGNHPLAGRTLRCRIEIRDVRAATPEEIAHGHVHGAHGHQH is encoded by the coding sequence ATGAAAATCGAAAAAAACACGGCGGTTACGCTGCGCCTCCAGGTGTCGGACGCGGCGAGCGGCCGCCTGCTGGATGCGGGCCGCGAACCGATGGTTTATCTGCACGGCGGCTATGGCGGCATCTTCCCGAAGATCGAGGCCGCGCTCGAAGGGCGCGAGCCTTTGTTCCGGGTCAGTGTCGATCTGGCGCCGCAGGACGCGTTCGGCGAGCGCGACGAGCGGCTGGTGCAGACGATTGCCAAACACCAGTTCCCGCCCGGCGTCAAGGTCGGCGGCCAGCTGCAGGGGCCGGCCGAGGACGGGCGCGTCATTGCATTCACGGTGATGAAGATCAAGGGCGACAAGGTACTGCTCGACGGCAATCATCCGCTCGCCGGCCGGACGCTGCGCTGCCGCATCGAGATCCGCGATGTGCGCGCCGCGACGCCCGAGGAGATTGCGCACGGCCATGTACACGGCGCGCACGGGCATCAGCACTGA
- a CDS encoding Glutaredoxin-related protein, which translates to MSDDIGQVKQRIDDLVKSSDVLLFMKGNANFPMCGFSGRAIQILKACGVDMDSLRTVNVLDDEEIRQGIKAYSNWPTIPQLYVRGEFVGGSDIMMEMYEKGELQQVLARRAG; encoded by the coding sequence ATGAGTGACGACATCGGGCAGGTAAAGCAACGCATCGACGATCTGGTCAAGTCCAGCGACGTGCTGTTGTTCATGAAAGGCAACGCGAACTTTCCGATGTGCGGCTTCTCGGGCCGCGCGATCCAGATCCTCAAGGCCTGCGGCGTCGACATGGACAGCCTGAGGACCGTCAACGTGCTCGACGACGAGGAAATTCGCCAGGGCATCAAGGCCTACAGCAACTGGCCGACCATTCCGCAGCTCTATGTGCGCGGCGAGTTCGTCGGCGGCTCGGACATCATGATGGAGATGTACGAGAAGGGCGAACTGCAGCAGGTGCTCGCCCGCCGGGCCGGCTGA
- a CDS encoding lytic transglycosylase domain-containing protein, which translates to MASQQPVLPQISRRKWLLSLPVAGVLLSIQKQSWAGDQIEEPLSDAVRTALSAAVADQGPPTPVFVDTQAYLGYLRWLEQMSWRLRQRKPDRLVRTDFLQTVWYESRRAGLSTSLVLGLIQVESNFRKYAVSSAGARGYMQVMPFWARLIGNGDASVLFKLQPNLRFGCVILRHYLDQERGNLFMALGRYNGSRGLAAYPDAVLGAARRWEFEGTEPVRVALP; encoded by the coding sequence ATGGCATCGCAGCAGCCGGTCCTTCCACAAATCAGTCGAAGAAAATGGCTGCTGTCGTTGCCTGTTGCCGGTGTTCTGCTATCGATTCAGAAGCAATCCTGGGCCGGTGACCAGATCGAGGAGCCGCTGTCGGACGCAGTGCGAACCGCGCTCAGTGCCGCCGTCGCTGACCAGGGGCCGCCGACGCCGGTGTTCGTCGACACACAGGCCTACCTCGGTTACCTGCGCTGGCTGGAGCAGATGAGCTGGCGGCTGCGCCAGCGCAAGCCCGACCGGCTGGTGCGCACCGACTTCCTGCAGACCGTCTGGTACGAGAGCCGCCGCGCCGGGCTGTCGACCTCGCTGGTGCTGGGGCTGATCCAGGTCGAGAGCAATTTCAGGAAGTACGCGGTATCGAGCGCGGGCGCGCGCGGCTACATGCAGGTGATGCCGTTCTGGGCGCGCCTGATCGGCAACGGCGACGCGAGCGTGCTGTTCAAGCTGCAGCCGAATCTGCGCTTCGGCTGCGTGATCCTGCGCCACTACCTGGACCAGGAGCGTGGCAACCTGTTCATGGCGCTCGGGCGGTACAACGGGTCGCGCGGGCTGGCCGCCTATCCGGACGCGGTGCTCGGCGCCGCGCGGCGCTGGGAATTCGAGGGAACCGAGCCGGTGCGGGTCGCGCTGCCCTGA
- a CDS encoding Prolyl-tRNA synthetase, bacterial type has product MHREPHAASGAVVFAREKPPMKASQFLISTLKDAPADAEVISHQLMTRAGMIKKLGAGIYSYMPMGLRVIRKIEAIVREEMNRAGAVELLMPVVQPAELWQQSGRWAKMGPELLRLKDRHERDFIIQPTSEEVVTDIARQELRSYKQLPRNFYHIQTKFRDERRPRFGVMRSREFTMKDAYSFDRDAQSAKQSYEVMAQAYRRIFDRFGLRYRAVAADSGAIGGDLSEEFQVIAATGEDAIVYCPASDYAANMEKAEALAPRGPRPAPKQSLAKTPTPGKATCAEVAELLGVPLATTVKSLVLATDRVGDDGKPAGTVIWLLLLRGDHDMNEVKVGKVPGLDAGFRFATTAEIAEHFGTRPGYLGPIGQQKPVKIVADREVALMADWICGANEEDFHLIGVNWGRDLPEPDAVADLRNVVEGDASPDGKGLLAIERGIEVGHVFYLGTKYSKPLSASFLDETGKPQLMEMGCYGIGITRLPAAAIEQNHDARGIIWPDAIAPFTVVLCPIGADRSAEVKAAAERLHAQLVADGVDVILDDRGERPGVMFADWELIGVPHRVAIGERGLKNGQLEYQHRRDTSAVQVPVDAMPAFLRERLQGAA; this is encoded by the coding sequence ATGCACCGCGAGCCGCATGCGGCAAGCGGCGCGGTTGTATTCGCGCGCGAAAAACCCCCTATGAAAGCCTCCCAGTTCCTGATTTCGACGCTGAAGGACGCGCCGGCCGACGCCGAGGTCATCAGCCACCAGTTGATGACGCGCGCCGGCATGATCAAGAAGCTCGGCGCCGGCATCTACAGCTATATGCCGATGGGCCTGCGCGTGATCCGCAAGATCGAGGCGATCGTGCGCGAGGAAATGAACCGCGCCGGCGCGGTCGAACTGCTGATGCCGGTGGTGCAGCCGGCCGAGCTGTGGCAGCAGAGCGGGCGCTGGGCCAAGATGGGGCCGGAGCTGCTGCGGCTGAAGGATCGGCATGAGCGCGACTTCATCATTCAGCCCACGAGTGAGGAAGTTGTCACGGATATCGCGCGCCAGGAGCTGCGCAGCTACAAGCAACTGCCGAGGAACTTCTACCATATCCAGACCAAGTTCCGCGACGAGCGGCGTCCGCGCTTCGGCGTGATGCGCAGCCGCGAATTCACGATGAAGGACGCCTACAGCTTCGACCGCGACGCGCAATCGGCGAAGCAGAGCTACGAGGTGATGGCGCAGGCCTACCGGCGCATCTTCGACCGCTTCGGCCTGCGCTACCGCGCGGTCGCGGCCGACAGCGGCGCGATCGGCGGCGACCTGAGCGAGGAATTCCAGGTGATCGCCGCGACTGGCGAGGACGCGATCGTCTACTGCCCGGCCAGCGACTACGCGGCCAACATGGAAAAGGCCGAGGCGCTCGCGCCGCGCGGGCCGCGCCCGGCGCCCAAGCAGTCGCTGGCGAAGACGCCGACGCCGGGCAAGGCCACCTGCGCCGAGGTCGCCGAACTGCTGGGCGTGCCGCTTGCCACCACGGTCAAGTCGCTGGTGCTGGCCACGGACCGGGTTGGCGACGACGGCAAGCCCGCCGGCACCGTGATCTGGCTGCTGCTGCTGCGCGGCGATCACGACATGAACGAGGTCAAGGTCGGCAAGGTGCCGGGACTGGACGCGGGCTTTCGCTTCGCGACGACGGCCGAGATCGCCGAGCATTTCGGCACGCGGCCCGGCTACCTGGGGCCGATCGGCCAGCAAAAGCCGGTCAAGATCGTCGCCGATCGCGAGGTGGCGCTGATGGCCGACTGGATCTGCGGTGCGAATGAGGAGGACTTCCACTTGATCGGCGTCAACTGGGGCCGCGACCTGCCCGAACCCGACGCGGTGGCCGATCTGCGCAACGTGGTCGAGGGCGATGCCTCGCCGGATGGCAAGGGGCTACTCGCCATCGAGCGCGGCATCGAGGTCGGCCATGTGTTCTACCTCGGCACCAAATACAGCAAGCCTTTGAGCGCGAGCTTCCTCGACGAGACAGGCAAGCCGCAGCTGATGGAAATGGGCTGCTACGGCATCGGCATCACGCGGCTGCCGGCCGCCGCGATCGAGCAGAACCACGATGCGCGCGGCATCATCTGGCCGGACGCGATCGCGCCGTTCACCGTCGTGCTGTGCCCGATCGGCGCCGACCGTAGCGCGGAAGTGAAGGCGGCCGCCGAGCGGCTGCATGCGCAGCTCGTGGCCGACGGCGTTGACGTGATCCTGGACGACCGCGGCGAGCGCCCGGGCGTGATGTTCGCCGACTGGGAACTGATCGGCGTGCCGCACCGCGTCGCGATCGGCGAGCGCGGCCTGAAGAACGGACAGCTCGAATACCAGCACCGCCGCGACACCAGCGCGGTGCAGGTGCCGGTGGACGCGATGCCGGCGTTCCTGCGCGAGCGATTGCAGGGCGCGGCGTAA
- a CDS encoding Adenosine (5')-pentaphospho-(5'')-adenosine pyrophosphohydrolase: MLDREGFRPNVGIVLLNQKNQVFWGKRIRSHSWQFPQGGIDRGETPEQAMFRELQEEVGLLPEHVRIVARTRDWLRYEVPDRYVRRDARGFYKGQKQIWFLLQLVGHDWNLNLRATSHPEFDAWRWNDYWVPLEVVVEFKRAVYQMALTELARFLPRHDHRNRYLRSGLRTRDHEMPPAGEREHRPAFELPPGATFEPDPQLQFPHAPGRGRRAAS; encoded by the coding sequence ATGCTTGACCGGGAAGGCTTCAGGCCCAACGTCGGCATCGTCCTGCTCAACCAGAAGAATCAGGTTTTTTGGGGCAAGCGAATCCGCAGCCACTCGTGGCAGTTCCCGCAGGGCGGCATCGACCGGGGCGAAACCCCGGAGCAGGCGATGTTCCGCGAACTGCAGGAAGAAGTCGGCCTGCTGCCGGAGCATGTTCGCATCGTCGCTCGGACCCGTGACTGGTTGCGCTATGAAGTGCCGGATCGCTACGTCCGGCGCGATGCACGTGGCTTCTACAAGGGGCAGAAGCAGATCTGGTTCCTGCTGCAACTGGTCGGCCACGACTGGAACCTGAACTTGCGCGCGACCAGCCATCCGGAATTCGACGCCTGGCGCTGGAACGACTATTGGGTGCCGCTGGAAGTGGTGGTCGAGTTCAAGCGTGCCGTCTACCAGATGGCGTTGACCGAGCTGGCGCGCTTTCTGCCGCGCCACGACCACCGCAACCGCTATCTGCGCAGCGGCCTGCGCACGCGCGACCACGAGATGCCGCCCGCGGGCGAGCGTGAACACCGGCCTGCGTTCGAGTTGCCTCCGGGCGCCACGTTCGAGCCCGATCCACAGCTGCAATTCCCGCACGCGCCCGGGCGAGGCCGGCGTGCCGCTTCTTGA
- a CDS encoding Glutamate 5-kinase / RNA-binding C-terminal domain PUA, whose translation MTKKDGSRLLRDAHRIVVKVGSSLVTNEGRGLDAAAIGEWCRQLAALVHGGPSAAPGAASANRARRREVVMVSSGAIAEGMKRLGWPRRPREVPELQAAAAVGQMGLAQMYETKLREHGLGSAQVLLTHADLADRERYLNARSTLLTLLRLGVVPVINENDTVVNDEIKFGDNDTLGALVANLIEADLLIILTDQPGLFTADPRKDENAKLVREARAGDPALERLAGGAGSQIGSGGMITKVLAAKRAAGSGASTVIAWGREPDALLRLVRGEAIGTLLIAQTQKLQARKQWIADHLKLRGAVVVDDGALVKLRDEGKSLLPIGMTAVEGEFSRGDVISVRDATGREFGRGLANYSSAEARLICRKPSSRFQALLGYAAEPEMVHRDNLVLTGSLR comes from the coding sequence ATGACCAAGAAAGACGGATCCCGACTGCTGCGTGACGCGCACCGCATCGTGGTCAAGGTCGGCTCCAGCCTGGTCACGAACGAAGGGCGCGGGCTCGACGCGGCCGCGATCGGCGAATGGTGCCGGCAGCTGGCGGCGCTGGTGCATGGGGGCCCCTCAGCGGCACCGGGCGCTGCGTCCGCGAATCGCGCGCGCCGGCGCGAGGTGGTGATGGTGTCGAGCGGCGCGATCGCCGAGGGCATGAAGCGCCTGGGCTGGCCGCGGCGCCCGCGCGAGGTGCCTGAGTTGCAGGCCGCCGCCGCGGTGGGCCAGATGGGGCTGGCGCAGATGTACGAGACCAAGCTGCGCGAGCACGGCCTGGGCAGCGCGCAGGTGCTGCTGACGCACGCCGACCTGGCCGACCGCGAGCGCTACCTGAACGCGCGCTCGACGCTGCTGACGCTGCTGCGCCTGGGCGTGGTGCCGGTGATCAACGAGAACGACACCGTGGTCAACGACGAGATCAAGTTCGGCGACAACGACACGCTGGGCGCGCTGGTCGCGAACCTGATCGAAGCCGACCTGCTGATCATCCTGACCGACCAGCCGGGCCTGTTCACCGCGGACCCGCGCAAGGACGAGAACGCGAAACTGGTGCGCGAGGCCCGGGCCGGCGATCCGGCGCTGGAGCGGCTCGCCGGCGGCGCCGGCAGCCAGATCGGCAGCGGCGGCATGATCACCAAGGTGCTGGCGGCCAAGCGCGCCGCCGGTTCCGGCGCTTCCACCGTGATCGCCTGGGGGCGCGAGCCGGACGCGCTGCTGCGCCTCGTGCGCGGTGAGGCGATCGGCACGCTGCTGATCGCGCAGACGCAGAAGCTGCAGGCGCGCAAGCAGTGGATCGCCGACCATCTGAAGCTGCGCGGCGCGGTCGTCGTCGACGACGGAGCGCTCGTCAAGCTGCGCGACGAGGGCAAGAGTCTGCTGCCGATCGGCATGACCGCGGTCGAGGGGGAATTCTCGCGCGGCGACGTGATCTCGGTGCGCGACGCCACTGGGCGCGAGTTCGGACGCGGCCTTGCGAACTATTCCAGCGCGGAGGCGCGGCTAATCTGCCGCAAGCCGTCGAGCCGATTCCAGGCGCTGCTCGGGTACGCGGCCGAACCGGAGATGGTGCACCGCGACAACCTGGTGCTCACCGGTTCGCTGCGCTGA